One stretch of Nitratiruptor tergarcus DSM 16512 DNA includes these proteins:
- a CDS encoding ArnT family glycosyltransferase yields MQNRALLLAIVFLSFYATLGFYPLFNLDEGAFSEATREMLTSHNFITTYLNGNLRFDKPILIYWLQAASASVFGLNEFAMRLPSALAATLWVYLLYRFTKRFFDEKTAFWASFFMAGSLQISIIAKAAIADALLNMFIAASMFAFYIYYQSRQKGYLYLTFAAIGFGVLTKGPVAILIPLAVSLLFLRKDLRFWAKSVFNPVGIMIFLAIAAPWYIAEYLDQGQNFIEGFLLKHNLNRFAAQAMEGHRGGFFFYIPVILIGLLPFTSIFLKSLRFIKNWFDAPLKQYLAIWFLFVFAFFSFSHTKLPHYIIYGYTPLFIFMALYFDKVRSNFLLLLPYSLFHALFLLLPFIKNVVLQSIRQGSYEYYIVQGLEFNLLYIIYFLFATLLSFFLLRSTKEKAAIVMGFVTLISLNFFIAKVYANAAEEPIKEAAQYAKKHNLTSIKMVGINTPSFSFYLGHITPRTKPKPNNIVFTKRSNLKHFKNFAILFQKNGVALIQLKDEQ; encoded by the coding sequence TTGCAAAATAGAGCACTCCTTCTTGCTATCGTTTTTTTAAGTTTTTACGCTACACTTGGCTTCTATCCGCTTTTTAATCTTGATGAAGGAGCTTTTAGCGAAGCTACAAGAGAGATGCTCACTTCGCACAATTTTATTACTACCTACCTCAATGGAAATTTACGTTTTGATAAGCCAATCCTCATCTACTGGCTGCAAGCTGCTAGTGCATCTGTTTTTGGACTCAATGAATTTGCAATGCGCCTTCCTAGCGCTTTAGCTGCAACTTTGTGGGTCTATCTGCTCTACCGGTTTACGAAAAGATTTTTTGATGAAAAAACCGCCTTTTGGGCAAGCTTTTTTATGGCTGGATCTTTGCAAATCTCTATCATTGCTAAAGCAGCCATAGCTGATGCACTACTTAATATGTTTATTGCTGCAAGTATGTTTGCATTCTACATCTACTATCAATCTCGCCAAAAAGGCTATTTGTACCTCACATTTGCAGCAATCGGCTTTGGAGTACTCACTAAAGGGCCGGTGGCTATCCTCATTCCATTGGCTGTGAGTCTGCTTTTTTTACGAAAAGATCTGCGTTTTTGGGCTAAAAGTGTCTTTAATCCAGTAGGGATTATGATATTTCTTGCAATCGCAGCCCCCTGGTACATAGCAGAGTATCTCGATCAGGGGCAAAACTTTATTGAAGGCTTTTTGCTCAAGCATAACCTCAACCGCTTTGCAGCACAAGCAATGGAGGGGCATAGAGGAGGCTTTTTTTTCTATATTCCCGTTATACTCATTGGGCTTTTGCCTTTTACCTCCATCTTTCTCAAATCTCTTCGCTTTATTAAAAACTGGTTTGATGCGCCTCTAAAGCAGTATCTTGCTATCTGGTTTTTGTTTGTATTTGCTTTTTTCTCATTTTCCCATACAAAGCTACCCCACTATATCATTTACGGCTACACACCTCTTTTTATTTTTATGGCTCTCTACTTTGATAAAGTGCGCTCAAATTTTTTATTGCTGCTACCTTATTCTCTTTTTCATGCGCTCTTTTTGCTTCTGCCTTTTATCAAAAATGTGGTTTTACAATCGATACGCCAAGGAAGCTACGAATACTATATAGTCCAAGGCTTAGAATTTAATCTCCTCTACATCATCTATTTTCTCTTTGCTACACTTTTAAGTTTTTTTCTCTTACGCAGCACCAAAGAAAAAGCAGCGATCGTTATGGGATTTGTTACACTCATTTCACTCAATTTCTTCATAGCAAAAGTCTATGCAAACGCTGCAGAAGAGCCTATCAAAGAGGCTGCACAGTATGCAAAGAAGCACAATCTCACAAGCATCAAAATGGTAGGCATAAACACTCCATCTTTTAGTTTCTATCTTGGGCACATCACTCCTCGCACCAAGCCAAAGCCAAATAATATTGTCTTTACAAAACGCAGCAACCTTAAACATTTTAAGAATTTTGCTATACTTTTTCAAAAAAATGGTGTAGCACTTATACAACTAAAGGATGAACAATGA
- a CDS encoding phosphatase PAP2 family protein, producing the protein MAYKIVAVLLIVIASILWLDYDVALFFHNHSYPFFSLITHLGNAVPYLLAGLGAYLFFRKSDPAKAKKGLFLFTSVIVAGLITTALKILISRPRPKLFFSEHLTTPQFFELKGKFWSMPSGHTTTAFAAMVSLGLIFPKYRYIFWFLALLVAASRVVLAQHYISDVLIGALIGTLSAVLLYKRMGLAK; encoded by the coding sequence ATGGCGTATAAGATCGTAGCTGTTTTACTCATTGTAATTGCAAGTATCCTATGGCTTGATTACGATGTAGCACTCTTTTTTCATAATCACTCCTATCCCTTTTTCTCTCTCATTACACATCTTGGCAACGCCGTTCCCTATCTCCTTGCAGGTTTAGGGGCGTATCTTTTTTTTAGAAAAAGTGATCCTGCCAAAGCAAAAAAAGGACTCTTTTTATTTACAAGTGTCATTGTTGCTGGTCTCATTACAACTGCACTTAAAATTCTCATCAGCCGTCCTCGTCCAAAGCTCTTTTTTAGTGAGCATCTTACTACTCCACAGTTTTTCGAGCTCAAAGGAAAATTTTGGTCTATGCCCTCAGGCCATACCACTACCGCATTTGCTGCTATGGTAAGTTTAGGACTCATTTTTCCAAAATATCGCTATATCTTTTGGTTTCTTGCTCTTTTAGTTGCAGCAAGTCGCGTTGTCCTAGCACAACACTACATAAGTGATGTACTCATTGGAGCTTTGATAGGGACTTTAAGTGCAGTGCTTTTATATAAAAGGATGGGGCTTGCAAAATAG
- a CDS encoding NAD-dependent epimerase, with protein sequence MKIVVTGTAGFIGFHLAKRLLERGDEVIGIDNINDYYDIRVKYGRLKELGFEKEDYTFAKRYKSKKYPNHIFYRIDLEDKSAIEAIFKEHKPTHVCNLAAQAGVRYSLTNPDAYIQSNIVGFLNILEACRHNEVEHLAYASSSSVYGLNERMPFSVEDNVDHPISLYAASKKSNELMAHTYSHLYGIPTTGLRFFTVYGPWGRPDMALFLFTKAILEDRPIDVFNYGKMKRDFTYIDDIVEGVVRVIDNPAQPDACWSGRRPNPASSNAPYRVYNIGNGSPVELMDFIKAIEKALGKEAKKNMLPIQPGDVPATWADTTALERDLGYKPGTPIEYGVEQFVKWYREFYGV encoded by the coding sequence ATGAAAATAGTTGTAACTGGCACAGCTGGATTTATAGGATTTCACTTAGCAAAGAGATTGCTTGAGCGCGGCGATGAGGTTATTGGAATAGATAATATCAATGACTACTACGATATTCGCGTTAAATATGGAAGGCTCAAAGAGCTAGGCTTTGAAAAGGAGGATTATACATTTGCAAAGCGCTACAAGAGCAAAAAATATCCCAATCACATATTTTACCGCATCGATCTTGAAGATAAATCTGCAATTGAAGCTATCTTCAAAGAGCATAAACCAACACATGTCTGCAATCTCGCAGCTCAAGCAGGCGTGCGCTACTCTTTGACCAATCCTGATGCCTATATCCAAAGCAATATAGTGGGTTTTCTCAATATTTTGGAAGCCTGCCGCCACAACGAGGTAGAACATCTTGCCTATGCTTCTAGCTCAAGCGTCTATGGGCTTAATGAGCGCATGCCCTTTAGCGTGGAAGATAATGTAGATCACCCAATTAGTCTCTATGCAGCAAGTAAAAAGAGCAATGAGCTTATGGCACACACCTACAGTCATCTGTATGGTATTCCTACAACGGGTCTGCGTTTCTTTACTGTCTATGGTCCCTGGGGAAGACCAGATATGGCGCTCTTTTTGTTTACGAAAGCAATTTTAGAAGATAGGCCTATAGATGTGTTTAATTATGGAAAGATGAAGAGGGATTTTACATATATCGATGATATTGTAGAAGGTGTAGTACGTGTCATTGATAATCCAGCTCAACCGGACGCATGCTGGAGCGGACGCAGACCAAATCCTGCAAGCTCCAATGCCCCATATCGCGTTTATAATATCGGTAATGGATCTCCAGTAGAGCTTATGGACTTTATCAAAGCGATAGAAAAAGCGCTAGGCAAAGAAGCAAAGAAAAATATGCTGCCAATTCAACCTGGTGATGTACCAGCTACGTGGGCTGATACTACTGCTCTTGAGCGCGATCTTGGCTATAAGCCAGGTACTCCAATCGAATACGGCGTAGAGCAATTTGTTAAATGGTATAGGGAGTTTTATGGCGTATAA
- a CDS encoding phosphoethanolamine transferase, protein MLKRHFINAFILTILFLFPDILFMLIHKNFFVFVPSIFKELAALYLLSFLILTVQKYWIRLIFALFIATLSFVQLFHFSYFHSYLMPYEIGLADQIPEIIDTLADVIRYTYVPLLLYLIQIIALSLFLRRAQAVRIKYMPLFILFLLLIGPISAIKRKRAYIYLPKATSFSFKNTFNALSWYIAKEAFKKQNKPHFKPYKVTKLKKPLPQNIIVVMGESLNAKYMSLFGYPKESTPYLDKLKFAPNFHYTWGYSAGVTTDVSVPTFFALKREPQNITPLVKPDTNLLHLAKEQGYKTHYITTQNLFVIGGVLSDFSDVTKVFHGYDELLANYLDTVDFNRSNFIILHQRNSHSPYEKYTPPRFYQFPFKDLPYKGYMFHSYLNSVRYTDYILHTVFQKADTLPGCSVVFFTSDHGEMMGDKDEGGRFGHVYLGFADAKVPLLIYYTKSCPIQITKDFNLSSVISHYQFGKIIAKTLGFAVHNPNEDGSYYINGVGIAGEKGFLRYTKKGKLQ, encoded by the coding sequence TTGCTAAAAAGACATTTCATCAATGCATTTATTCTTACAATACTCTTTTTATTTCCAGATATCCTCTTCATGCTTATCCATAAAAACTTTTTCGTATTTGTTCCCTCCATTTTCAAAGAGCTTGCAGCTTTATATCTCCTCTCATTTTTGATTTTGACAGTACAAAAGTACTGGATACGTTTAATCTTCGCTCTTTTTATCGCAACACTCTCTTTTGTACAACTCTTTCACTTTAGCTATTTTCACTCATACCTCATGCCCTACGAAATTGGCTTGGCAGATCAGATCCCAGAAATCATCGATACGCTTGCTGATGTTATCCGCTATACCTATGTACCTCTTTTGCTCTATCTCATCCAAATAATCGCTTTAAGCCTCTTTTTACGAAGAGCGCAAGCTGTGCGTATAAAGTATATGCCTCTTTTTATCCTATTCTTACTCCTCATTGGACCAATATCAGCAATTAAACGCAAAAGAGCATATATCTATCTGCCAAAAGCAACCTCTTTCTCTTTTAAAAACACATTCAACGCACTCTCATGGTATATAGCAAAAGAGGCATTCAAAAAGCAAAACAAACCGCACTTTAAACCATATAAAGTCACAAAACTCAAAAAACCTCTCCCGCAAAATATTATAGTTGTCATGGGGGAGAGTCTCAACGCAAAATATATGAGCCTTTTTGGATATCCAAAAGAATCAACCCCCTACCTTGACAAACTCAAATTTGCACCAAATTTTCACTACACTTGGGGTTATAGTGCTGGTGTAACAACAGATGTAAGTGTGCCTACCTTCTTTGCTCTCAAGCGTGAACCGCAAAACATAACGCCCCTTGTAAAACCAGATACCAACCTTTTACATTTAGCAAAAGAGCAAGGCTACAAAACACACTACATCACCACACAAAATCTCTTTGTCATAGGAGGTGTGCTTTCAGACTTTTCTGATGTAACTAAAGTTTTCCATGGATATGATGAGCTTCTTGCCAACTATCTCGACACAGTCGATTTTAATAGATCCAACTTCATCATCTTGCACCAGCGCAACTCCCACTCACCTTATGAAAAATATACTCCACCTCGCTTTTACCAATTTCCATTTAAAGACCTTCCCTATAAAGGGTATATGTTCCATAGTTACCTCAACTCTGTGCGTTATACAGACTATATCCTCCATACTGTTTTTCAAAAAGCAGATACGCTGCCTGGATGCAGTGTGGTCTTTTTTACCTCTGATCATGGAGAGATGATGGGAGATAAAGATGAGGGTGGAAGGTTTGGGCATGTCTATTTGGGATTTGCAGATGCAAAAGTACCACTGCTCATATACTATACAAAATCGTGCCCAATCCAAATTACAAAAGATTTTAACTTAAGTAGTGTCATTTCTCACTACCAATTTGGTAAAATCATAGCTAAAACTTTAGGTTTTGCAGTTCATAATCCCAATGAAGATGGCAGCTACTATATTAATGGTGTAGGAATAGCTGGTGAAAAGGGATTTTTACGCTACACAAAAAAAGGAAAACTTCAATGA
- a CDS encoding 3'-5' exonuclease, whose protein sequence is MICVFDCETIPDIELVRKTFDVKGDDYEASMQALAQFQSQNSTTFLPHPYHKVVAISAVFADDLGRFIKVGTFPGESEKEIIEEFLGYLDRSNPKLVSFNGRGFDIPMLLLRAMKYNLSCPAYFEQDNVELNKTKWENYRSRYSEQFHLDLLDVLGNYGAVRSLKLDTLCQMVGIPGKFDVSGDQVMELYYKNEKEKIKEYCESDVINTYLLFLKYELLKGNLTHTDYRAILARMQEKFPQDKSYSQTFLDFLQKEIDDSN, encoded by the coding sequence ATGATTTGTGTTTTTGATTGTGAAACTATACCAGATATAGAGCTTGTGCGCAAAACCTTTGATGTAAAAGGTGATGATTATGAAGCAAGTATGCAAGCTCTTGCACAATTTCAATCACAAAACAGTACTACTTTTTTGCCTCATCCATATCATAAAGTAGTAGCCATCAGTGCTGTCTTTGCAGATGATTTGGGGCGATTTATAAAAGTTGGAACCTTTCCAGGAGAGAGTGAAAAAGAGATAATTGAGGAGTTTTTAGGCTATTTAGATAGGAGCAATCCTAAACTAGTCTCTTTTAATGGAAGAGGTTTTGATATACCGATGCTTTTGCTGCGAGCTATGAAATATAATCTCTCCTGCCCAGCCTATTTTGAGCAAGATAATGTGGAGCTAAACAAAACTAAATGGGAGAATTACCGTTCACGCTATTCGGAGCAGTTTCATCTAGATCTTTTGGATGTACTTGGCAATTATGGTGCTGTAAGAAGCTTAAAACTCGATACCCTCTGCCAAATGGTAGGTATTCCTGGTAAATTTGATGTTAGTGGCGATCAGGTAATGGAACTTTATTATAAAAATGAAAAAGAAAAAATTAAAGAGTATTGTGAAAGCGATGTTATAAATACATATCTACTTTTTTTAAAATATGAACTGCTCAAAGGAAACCTCACGCACACAGACTATAGGGCAATTTTGGCGCGTATGCAAGAAAAATTCCCTCAAGATAAAAGCTACTCGCAAACCTTTTTAGATTTTTTGCAAAAGGAAATAGATGATAGTAACTGA
- a CDS encoding PDC sensor domain-containing protein, which yields MIVTEIEEFSEIRVRARAYLCFLLQRYIPNYVPEPSLDNIINALKILKKELPQAEAFYILDKKGMQIIDAISNNPEYRRGKGINRSMRAYYYRAVREKRCILTDPYPSLLSHNLTVTASYPVYDDNKQLAFIVCVDISLKDLLKLFHPSSIDSYFGHFTKISYSFFSLALLIVAILLLLKGVGSFFIMAFELRHINIKEIFESTILITLSLAIFDLVKTLFEEEVLGRHKKREASDIHKTMIRFLGSIVIALSIEALMLVFKFAIIDPQKIMFAVYLIGAVTLLLFGLSFYLKSISNIKEEE from the coding sequence ATGATAGTAACTGAGATTGAAGAGTTTTCAGAGATACGTGTACGGGCAAGGGCTTATCTATGTTTTTTGCTCCAAAGATATATTCCCAACTATGTTCCTGAGCCTTCACTAGACAATATTATCAATGCTTTAAAGATTTTGAAAAAAGAGCTACCACAAGCAGAAGCTTTTTATATTTTGGATAAGAAGGGTATGCAGATAATTGATGCAATTTCCAATAATCCTGAATATAGAAGAGGCAAAGGGATCAATAGAAGTATGCGCGCTTACTATTACCGTGCTGTAAGAGAGAAACGGTGTATTCTTACAGATCCCTATCCCTCTTTGCTTTCTCACAATCTTACCGTAACTGCTTCGTATCCTGTTTATGATGATAATAAGCAGCTTGCTTTTATTGTTTGTGTTGATATCTCGTTAAAAGATCTTTTGAAGCTTTTTCACCCTTCCTCAATCGATTCCTATTTTGGCCATTTTACCAAGATCTCCTATAGCTTTTTTTCTCTTGCGCTCTTAATCGTTGCGATATTGCTACTTTTAAAAGGTGTGGGAAGTTTTTTTATAATGGCATTTGAGCTGAGACATATAAATATAAAAGAGATTTTTGAATCGACTATTTTGATTACCCTTTCTCTGGCCATTTTTGATCTTGTTAAAACGCTTTTTGAAGAGGAGGTTCTTGGGCGGCATAAGAAGCGAGAAGCAAGCGATATTCACAAAACTATGATTAGATTTTTGGGATCAATCGTGATAGCACTCTCTATAGAAGCCTTGATGCTCGTATTTAAATTTGCTATTATTGACCCGCAAAAAATTATGTTTGCAGTATATCTCATAGGGGCTGTGACACTGCTGCTTTTTGGCCTCTCATTTTATCTCAAGTCAATTAGCAACATCAAAGAGGAAGAATGA
- the hisH gene encoding imidazole glycerol phosphate synthase subunit HisH codes for MKIAIIDYNMGNLRSVSNAFEKIGNPATIEKDPEKLKEYDKLILPGVGAFGDAMEHLRQSALQEAIIEFAQSGKPILGICLGMQLLFEKSYEFGEHQGLGLIPGEVVPFDKSRFEHRLKVPHMGWNELFVQKETPIFRGLPQAFYLYFVHSYHAVCDDAYAIGKTVYGYEFVSAVQKENIFGLQPHPEKSHENGLKILKNFVEL; via the coding sequence ATGAAGATAGCAATTATTGATTATAATATGGGAAATCTTCGCAGTGTATCAAATGCTTTTGAAAAGATTGGAAACCCAGCAACTATCGAAAAAGATCCAGAAAAACTCAAAGAGTACGATAAACTTATCCTCCCAGGAGTAGGTGCTTTTGGTGATGCGATGGAGCATTTGAGGCAAAGCGCTCTTCAAGAGGCAATTATAGAGTTTGCTCAAAGTGGAAAACCTATACTTGGAATTTGCCTTGGGATGCAGCTTCTTTTTGAAAAGAGTTACGAGTTTGGCGAGCATCAAGGGCTCGGACTTATTCCAGGAGAGGTTGTACCATTTGATAAGAGCCGCTTTGAGCATAGGCTCAAGGTTCCGCATATGGGATGGAATGAGCTTTTTGTGCAAAAAGAGACCCCCATTTTTCGAGGACTTCCCCAGGCCTTCTATCTTTACTTTGTTCATAGTTACCATGCTGTGTGTGACGATGCATATGCGATAGGCAAAACAGTGTATGGGTATGAGTTTGTGAGTGCTGTGCAAAAAGAGAATATCTTTGGCTTGCAGCCGCATCCAGAAAAATCCCATGAGAACGGTTTGAAGATTTTAAAAAATTTTGTGGAGTTATAG
- the hisA gene encoding 1-(5-phosphoribosyl)-5-[(5-phosphoribosylamino)methylideneamino]imidazole-4-carboxamide isomerase, whose product MEILPAIDLKDGKCVRLTKGLMESAKIYSDEPAEIAKRFEQMGARWLHLVDLNGAFAGEPKNLKQIEKIRKNTNLKIELGGGIRDEETIKRYIDLGINRVILGSIAAKNPSFVKDMAAKYPVAVGIDAIDGYVAVEGWAETSTMKATDLAKEFAKSGVEAIICTDVSKDGTLSGVNKDFTLSIAKASGVPTIASGGVKDLQDIITLLRTRGIAGVIVGKAFYEGTLDLRKAFELVERR is encoded by the coding sequence ATGGAAATATTACCGGCAATTGATTTAAAAGATGGAAAATGTGTGAGACTGACAAAAGGATTGATGGAGAGCGCAAAGATCTATAGTGATGAGCCTGCGGAGATTGCAAAACGCTTTGAGCAGATGGGTGCAAGGTGGTTACATCTTGTGGATCTCAATGGTGCCTTTGCAGGTGAGCCAAAAAACTTGAAGCAGATTGAAAAGATCCGCAAAAATACAAATCTCAAAATTGAACTAGGTGGCGGAATTCGTGATGAAGAGACTATCAAGCGCTATATAGATTTAGGCATCAATAGAGTTATACTAGGATCCATCGCAGCCAAAAACCCTTCTTTTGTAAAAGATATGGCTGCGAAGTATCCAGTTGCAGTGGGTATTGATGCGATAGATGGATATGTGGCAGTAGAAGGTTGGGCAGAGACTTCAACAATGAAGGCAACTGATCTGGCAAAAGAGTTTGCAAAAAGTGGCGTTGAAGCAATTATCTGCACAGATGTTAGTAAAGATGGCACTCTTAGTGGAGTAAACAAAGATTTTACTTTATCTATAGCAAAGGCGAGTGGTGTGCCCACAATTGCTAGTGGAGGGGTAAAAGATCTGCAAGATATTATTACGCTATTGCGAACCAGAGGAATTGCGGGAGTAATTGTGGGAAAAGCTTTCTATGAAGGAACACTCGATCTGCGCAAAGCATTTGAGCTCGTAGAGCGTCGATAG
- a CDS encoding 50S ribosomal protein L11 methyltransferase produces the protein MQEYYYETSITVDKFRDEIESFLMDHFYNGIEERGNTLILRSEDPLSSTLKKLEEYVKSLEEIFDETISLKIEQEKKRNSDWIEKFKKSITPVEVGEFYIYPGWYEPKEGKISIQIDPALAFGSGHHETTRGCLLALQKYVKKGDSVLDVGTGSGILAIAATKLGADVDICDTDELAIKEAKKNFALNSAEFQHAWIGSAANAKKKYDIVIANIVADVLMMIARDLKNATNEGGILILSGIIEKYRDKVYEKFALPLVEEIQEGEWITMILQNRGANE, from the coding sequence ATGCAAGAGTATTATTATGAGACATCTATTACAGTAGATAAGTTTCGTGATGAAATAGAGAGCTTTTTGATGGATCATTTCTATAATGGTATAGAAGAAAGGGGTAATACACTCATTTTGCGTAGTGAAGATCCTCTTTCATCTACTCTCAAAAAGTTGGAAGAGTATGTGAAATCTTTGGAAGAGATATTTGATGAAACAATTTCACTCAAAATAGAGCAAGAAAAAAAGAGAAACAGTGACTGGATTGAGAAATTCAAAAAAAGTATTACTCCTGTAGAGGTAGGGGAGTTTTATATCTATCCAGGTTGGTATGAGCCAAAAGAGGGAAAGATTTCTATACAAATCGATCCAGCTCTTGCTTTTGGAAGTGGTCATCATGAAACTACTCGCGGCTGTTTGCTAGCTTTACAAAAATATGTTAAAAAGGGTGATAGCGTTTTAGATGTTGGAACAGGAAGCGGTATTTTAGCAATTGCAGCTACGAAACTTGGGGCAGATGTAGATATTTGTGATACAGACGAATTAGCTATAAAAGAGGCAAAAAAGAATTTTGCCTTAAACAGTGCTGAGTTTCAGCATGCTTGGATAGGTTCAGCAGCTAACGCTAAAAAAAAGTATGATATAGTAATAGCCAATATTGTCGCAGATGTTTTGATGATGATAGCCAGAGATCTCAAGAATGCCACAAATGAGGGAGGTATCCTAATCCTCTCTGGCATTATAGAAAAGTATCGCGACAAAGTATATGAAAAATTTGCACTACCACTAGTAGAAGAGATACAAGAAGGAGAGTGGATAACAATGATTTTACAAAACAGGGGAGCGAATGAATAA